Proteins from a single region of Mytilus trossulus isolate FHL-02 chromosome 2, PNRI_Mtr1.1.1.hap1, whole genome shotgun sequence:
- the LOC134706067 gene encoding uncharacterized protein LOC134706067, with protein MDVNSILLICVVCLSFRLSSPFVVSGLNVIVSSLQCVDEVCEQRATRYGNEQSGVHPYCEMEIRRGRLRGDCEESANIHNVCPQQDDSSCRCYNQSCIDGVVEKYRQQLQLHRMTYTCLKETCHGDEHCHIHKEYNEIVSSCHGDMHTDHIMCVDHDSVTSSRGCYCSTAECVQRTDRQQLQLHRMTYTCLKETCHGDEHCHIHKEYNEIVSSCHGDMHTDHIMCVDHDSVTSSRGCYCSTAECVQRTALHCLGVNCQFTEGCRIDQYSGQFQASCYTLHSCHHWQDRDACIPHCPVPLIFGSGHEPCHCNSQYCADNIQVYKPTTSTPTTTDFVLRMYITYHLLFV; from the exons ATGGATGTAAATAGTATCCTTCTAATATGTGTTG tttgtttaAGTTTTAGATTATCATCTCCGTTCGTGGTTAGTGGATTAAATGTAATTGTTTCATCCCTGCAATGTGTTGACGAAGTATGTGAACAACGTGCAACAAGATATGGAAAT GAACAATCAGGTGTGCATCCTTACTGTGAAATGGAAATCAGGCGTGGTAGACTCAGGGGAGATTGTGAAGAAAGTGCAAATATTCAT AATGTGTGCCCTCAACAAGATGATTCATCGTGTAGATGTTATAATCAGTCCTGTATAGATGGTGTTGTAGAAAAAT ATAGACAACAATTACAACTTCATAGGATGACGTATACTTGCCTGAAGGAAACTTGTCACGGAGAT GAACATTGTCATATTCACAAGGAATACAATGAAATTGTGTCGTCTTGCCATGGTGATATG CACACTGATCATATAATGTGTGTAGATCATGACTCTGTGACATCATCAAGAGGATGTTATTGTAGTACAGCTGAATGTGTGCAGAGAACAG ATAGACAACAATTACAACTTCATAGGATGACGTATACTTGCCTGAAGGAAACTTGTCACGGAGAT GAACATTGTCATATTCACAAGGAATACAATGAAATTGTGTCGTCTTGCCATGGTGATATG CACACTGATCATATAATGTGTGTAGATCATGACTCTGTGACATCATCAAGAGGATGTTATTGTAGTACAGCTGAATGTGTGCAGAGAACAG CCCTCCACTGCTTGGGAGTTAACTGTCAATTTACAGAG gGCTGCCGCATTGATCAATATAGTGGTCAATTTCAAGCAAGTTGTTATACG CTGCACTCATGCCACCATTGGCAAGATAGAGACGCCTGTATACCTCACTGTCCTGTGCCATTAATATTTGGTTCTGGACATGAACCATGTCACTGCAATTCTCAATACTGTGCGGATAACATTC